The genomic stretch GGCGCGCCGGCGCCCAGGACAGCCGCGCAGCGTACCCAGGAAGACGCGCAGCGTCTGCTCGGCGGACCGTCGATGGCGCTCGGTGGCTACAACATGCAAGGCGCGACACCCGATGCGCAGCGCGACTCCCTGCTCAACACCGAGCGCATGCGTGCGGCGAAGCCCAACACGCAAACGGCAGGCGGCCCGGCAGCGGCAGCGGCGGGTGGCGACGGTCCGGCAGCCGCACCAGGCGGCGCGATCCGGCGGCCCGCTCGCGGCGGCGCGGCGGCGGGCGGCGCCGCGCAGCGCGGCGGCCCGGTGAAGGCTGCCGATGGGGGCGGCGCGGCAACGGCGGTGTATGGCGATCCCTACAGTCAACGCGCGGGGCGCGACGTCTTCAAGTCTCCCTGGTAGGCAGCAATCTGAGCCATGCAAAAGCCGAAGGCCGCATGCGACCGTCCCGTGACGGTTCGCATGCGGCCTTCTCTCTTTCCGGTGTCAGTGTGCCCGGCGCTCGTCACTCCACTTCCGACTCCTCGACGCGAGCAGGCAGGATCGGCGCATTCGTCAATGGTGCAGCGACCGGCTTGGCACCCGACGCATCGCCCCCCGTCAGCAGCGCAAGACGCGTATCGAGCGTGAGCAGCGTCGAGAGCGGCGACAGCATCGTCTCCGCATAGCGCCGCCCTGCGGCGCCAATCGCGGCGCGCTGCTCGCGATCGGCAGCGAGTGCCGCGATCGCGTCGACGAGCGCAGCGGTGTTTTCAGGCGGCACGACCACGCCGTTGTTCACTACTGCCTCATGGAGCCCGGTGCCGGGCCGCGCCATCGCGATGACCGCAGCGCCGCTCGCCAGCATGCCCGTCAGCTTCGACGGCATCACGAGGTCGGCCGCGTCGCTGCGCTGCGGCAACACGTGAATATCCGCAACGTTCAGCAGTTCGTTCAGCGACGACGACGGTTGCAACGGCAGGAAGCGGCAATTGGACAAGCCCTCGCAGCGCTTTACGAGATCGTCACGCGCTGCGCCATTTCCGCAAAAGACAAAGCTGATGTCGTTGCGCGCAACGAGGGCGGCCGCTGCGTCGGCGAGCGTTTCGATGCCCTGCTTCGCGCCGATGTTGCCGGAGTAAAGGACGACCGTGTTGTCGGCGGGAATGCCGAGCGTCTGACGATATTCGCTGACGCGGCCGAGCGGAAAGATGTCGCGCGTGTCGACCCAGTTCGGCAGAAACTCGGTCTTGTCCGCATCGACGCCCTTGGCGACGGCGCGCCGCACCATCTGGTTCGAGATCGATGAGACCACGTCGAAGCGCTTCAGCACGAGCCGCTCGATCCAGTATGCGATGCGCGCGGCGCGCGCGCTCTTCAACAGGCCGAGATCGAAGGCGGCATCCACTTCGTAGTCCTGGATATGCAGCCATGCCTTCGCACCTGTCACGCGTGCGAGCGCCAGCGCGCCGGGGGCGCAGGCCATCGTCGGCGCGATCAGCATCACCGCGCCGGGCCGCCACGCGATCTGCCGTGCGAGCAACGGCAGCGACGCCAGCGCGAACGACGCCAGATGCACCATGCGCTTCAGGCCGCCTGGGCGCGGCGGCACCCACAACGGCGCGCGCCAGATGTGCACCCCGCGCATCACGTCACGCCGATAGCGCCACATCGAGTAGCCCTGCGCGACTTTCCAGTCCGGATAGTACGGAGGCGCGCAGATAACGCGAACGTCATGACCGCACTCCACCAGCATCTGCGCCATCTCGGCCGTATATTTACCCGCACCCGACAGCTCGGGCGCGTAGTTGAGGCCATAGATCAGGATTTTCATAGTTGACTTCCACGACGTGTGTCCGTCATGCGGCAGCGGACAGCGCTACGCCTTCCCCGTACCGACGCGGCCCCGACCTGCGTGATTCAGGCCGCGCGTGCCTTCTCCGATCTCAGGCGCCCAGCATCAACGCGCAGCCGCGCGCAATGTTGGCCGCCGCTGACGGCGGATCGAAACGCCGTATCACGTCCATGCAGCGATGAGCCGACGCTTGCGCATCGGCGAATGCTTCCGTTGCCTTCAGCAGCGTGCGCTGAAGGCCTGCCACGTCCCCCGCCGTGAACGCGTAGCCGCTCTCGCCTTCGTGCACGAGTTCGGGCACGCACCCGCAGCTCTCGCTGACGACGACGGGACAGCCGTGCGCGAGCGACTCGTTGACGACGAGCCCCCAGGGTTCGCTTCGGCTCGGCAGCACCATGCAGGTCGCGCCGTAGTATTCGCGCGACAGCGGCTCGTCCTGAAGACTGCCGACGAAGGTGATCGCCCCGTCGAGGCCCAGGTCCGTCACGCGCTTGCGCAAGTCGCGTTCGAGCGGGCCCGTGCCGACGATGCGCAATCGCGGATCGGACAGGCGCTTCGCGATGCCGGCGAACGCGTCGATCAACGTCGTGATGCCCTTCTCTTCCGACAGCCGCCCGACGTACAGAAACACATTCGGGTTGCCCGCGCGGTATCGCACACGCTCGGCGAGCGCGCGCTCCGGCGAAAACGTGACGGGCAGCGCGGCCGCCTGGCACGGAATGAAAATCTTCTCGCGCTTCGCCCCAAGCGACATCAGATAATCGCGGCTGCGCTCGCCGAAACCGAAGTAGCCGTCGCACAGCGAAAAAAACACGCGCTTCGGAATCGACGTGATGAGCCGCTTTGGACGGTCGCGCGCGGTCGAATCGCAGAACACGGCACGCCGCTTGCCCGTCACAATGCACGCGGCGAGCATCGCCCAGTATTCGGGGCGGTGATAGCCGGGCAGCACGATCAGATCCGACTTCGCCTTCAGCACTTCCCACACGAGGCGCAGCGTCAGACGCCAGCGCGGCACGTCCTCGTAGCAGCCGTCGAACAGCTTGTGCATCGGATAACGATGAAACGAATAGTCGACGTCCGAAAAACCGATCCGATCATGCTCCGTGTCCGCGATCTGCACCATCGAATAGCGGATCGCCCCCGATGCCGAGATGTTGTGCAACGCGGAGAACACGGCGCCCTTGTGCCGTGACCACACAACGTTGTGGAAGATCGTGACTGACGCGCTCATGTTCTTGCAGTCCTCATTCGGTCGAATCTGTCGATTGCCCTTGCAAAAAGAACGGACGTCGCCCTAATCCCGGTCCCAGGCAACGTCCGTCACCAGGAACGGCGCATCAGACACGCGCAGCCATCGCGAACGAAGGCGCGGCGCGTGTCTCCCCATGCTTGTCCCCGTACTTCTCGTCATACCGGGCGGCAAACTCGCGATAGGTGTTGCCGATGCCTTCCGCGAGCCCGATGCTCGCGCGCCAGCCCATCGCCGCCAGCCGCGACACATCGAGCAGCTTGCGCGGCGTGCCGTCGGGCTTGCTCGCATCGAACTGCAGATCGCCTTCGAAGCCCACCACATCGCAGACCGTCTGCGCGAGTTCGCGAATGCTGAGGTCTTCGCCGACGCCGACGTTGAACACACCCGTATTCACGTCGTGCTCGAGTACGAACAGCGTCGCCGCCGCGAGATCGTCGACATGCAGGAACTCGCGGCGCGGCGTGCCGCTGCCCCACACGATCAAAGACCGGTCGCCGTGCAGGCGCGCCTCGTGCGCCTTGCGGATCAGCGCCGGCAGCACATGACTGTTCTTGAGGTCGTAGTTGTCGTTCGGACCGTACAGGTTGGTCGGCATGAGCGCGACATAGCGCGTGCCGTACTCGCGGTTGTAGGCGTCGCACAGTTTCAGGCCGGCAATCTTCGCGATCGCGTACGCGTCGTTGGTCGGTTCCAGTTCCGACGTCAGCAGATACGATTCGAGGATCGGCTGCGGACACAGCTTCGGGTAGATGCACGACGAACCGAAGAACACCAGCCGGTCGACGTTCGCGCGATACGCCGCGTGAATCACGTTGGTTTCGATCACGAGGTTCTCATAGAGAAACTCGCCGGGCTGCGTCGCGTTGGCGAGAATACCGCCGACGCGCGCCGCCGCGAGCAGCACGACGTCGATCTGCTCGCACTCGAAGAAGCGGTTCACGGCGGCCTGATCGGTCAGATCGAGTTCGGCATGCGTGCGCGTGACGAGGTTGCGATAGCCGCTCGCGTCGAGCTTGCGCACGAGCGCCGAGCCGACCATCCCGCGATGTCCCGCGACGAAAATGCGTGCATTTTTGTTCATGGGCATCACTCGTGATGTTCAAGCGCCTTGAAGCCAGCCAGCGTGACGAGCGCATCGCGCCGCGCGATCTGGTAGTCCGACAGCACCATTTCCTTCACGAGCGCCTCGAACGGCGTGGCGGGTGTCCAGCCGAGCCTTTGCTGCGCCTTCGACGGATCGCCAAGCAGCGTCTCGACTTCCGTCGGGCGGAAGTAGCGCGGATCGACGCGCACGATCACATCGCCAGGCTGCACACGCATTTCCGCGCGATGGCGGCGCTCGACATGTTCGACGATGCCCACTTCGTGCACGCCGCTGCCTTCGAAACGCACCGTGATGCCCAGTTCAGCGGCCGCGCGCTGCACGAACTCGCGCACGCTGTACTGCACGCCCGTCGCGATCACGAAGTCTTCGGGCTGCTCCTGCTGCAGCATCATCCATTGCATTTCGACGTAATCGCGCGCGTGGCCCCAGTCGCGCAGCGCGGACAGATTGCCCAGATAGAGCTGGTCTTGCAGGCCGACCGCGATGCGTGCAATTGCGCGCGTGATCTTGCGCGTGACGAAGGTCTCGCCGCGCACGGGCGACTCGTGGTTGAACAGAATGCCGTTGCACGCGTAGATGCCATACGCTTCGCGATAGTTGACCGTGGTCCAGTACGCGAACAGCTTCGCCACCGCGTACGGGCTGCGCGGATAGAACGGCGTGGTCTCGCGCTGCGGCACTTCCTGCACGAGGCCATACAGTTCGGAGGTCGATGCCTGATAAAAGCGCGTCTTTTTCTCGAAGCCGCAGATGCGGATCGCTTCGAGCAGGCGCAGCGTGCCGAGTCCGTCGGCATTGGCGGTGTATTCGGGTTCCTCGAACGACACGGCCACGTGGCTCTGCGCCGCGAGGTTATAGACTTCGTCGGGCTCGACGCGCTGCATGATGCGCAGCAGGCTCGTCGAATCCGTCAGGTCGCCGTGATGCAGTTGCAGGCGCTGGTCCGGGTCATGCACATCGCGGTAAAGGTGGTCGATCCGGTCGGTGTTGAACAACGACGAGCGACGCTTGATGCCGTGCACCTCGTAGCCCTTGTCGATCAACAGCTCGGCCAGGTATGAGCCGTCCTGGCCGGTAATGCCGGTAATCAAGGCAACCTTCTGAGTCATCGTATTCTCCTGTGTCGGCCGGGTTGTGGCCTGTGCGCGGCCCCCAGCCCTTGCACCAGTTCGTGTAGATGTCCGCGGGTGCTCCCTTGCCGCCCTGCCGGACATGCGCTGCTGTCAGCCTGCGATACTCTCGTAGCCGTAGTAGCCGCCTCGATAACCCGAGCCGATGAACGCGCCCGCCTGCGGTACGTCGGTCAACAACACCCCCTGCAAATTCACGCCGCCGTTACGCAAGCGCTTCGCAGTTTCCGCGAGTTCGCTCACCGGATGGCGGCCGTGACGAATCACGAGCAACGTCGTCCCCACGTGCTTGCCGATCACGGTCGAATCGGTGACGGCGAGCACGGGCGGCGTATCGATGATGATCAGGTCGTACTGGTTCTTGAGTTCCTCGAGCATCGTTTCGAAGCGCTTGCTCATCAGCAGTTCGGAAGGATGCGAGGGCAGCGAGCCCTTGGTCAGCACGTCGAGGCCGGGCAGCACTTCGCGCTGGATCGACGACTGCAGATCGCCGCCGCGCAGCACGTCGGAAAGACCCGGCTGGTGCTGCAGGCCGAAGTGCGAGTGCACGTCGCCCCGCCGCATGTCGCCGTCGATCACCAGTGTGCGCTTGGCCGTCGACGCGACGAGCGCCGACAGATTCACCGACAGGAACGACTTGCCGGCATCCGGGCGCGAGCCCGTCAGCATCACGACGTTGTTCTGCTTGTCGTCGACCGTCAGCTGCAGCGAGGTGCGCAGGTTGCGCACGCCTTCCACCGCGATGTCCTGCGGCGCCTGTTCGGCGAGCACGTGCAGGCCGCGCCGGCGCATCATCACGTCCTGCTGCAGGCGGATCTGCTGCTCGCTGCGCGGCACCACGGCGAAGACGGGCACGCCGAGTGCGGATTCCAGCTCGTCCGGACGTTCGACACCGCCGTACAGCGTCTTGCGCACGAAGGCGAACACGATGCCGATGAACAGACCCGAGCCGAAGCTGATCAGGATCACCATCAGGCGCTTCGGACGCACGGGGTCGTCGGCGGCTTCGGCGAAGTCGACGATCCGCACGTCGCCCACCTGGCCTGCCTTGGCGATGCGCAGCTGCTGCGCGCTGTTGAGCAGGTTCGTGTAGAGCTCGGTGTCGACGTGCACGTCGCGCAACAGACGCAGCGCCGTCTGTTCGGTGTCGGGCAGCGTCTGCACACTCTTGCCCATCTTCGACAGATTGCCCTGCAGCGAAGCGATCTGCGCGTCGAGCGCGGCCACGGCGGGGTGATTGGCGGTGAAGCGCTGTGACATCTCCGCGCGCTGCGTCTGCAGGTCGACGAGCTTGGTCTTGTTGTCGACGATCTGCTGCAGCAGCAGCCGGCTTTCTTCGCTCAGATCGACGGTGCCGTGCTGGTTGCGGAACGTGTTGTAGCGCTGCTCGGCGGCGTCCAGTTCCTTGCGCAGCTGCGGCAGCTGCTGGTCGAGGAACGCCAGCATGTGCTCGGCCTCCGACGAACGGCTTTCGACATCCTGGCGGATGAACTCGCGCGCCATGCTGTTCATGATGTCGGCCGTGAGCTTCGGATTCTGGCCCTCGAGGCTCGCGCGGATCACACCCGACTGCAGCGTCGACTCGCCGATATCCATCGCCTTTTGCAAACGCTCGACGGTCGTCAGCGTTGACGCACGCGTCAGCTCGTAGCGCGTGCCCGGCGCGCCGACGATCTCGTCGACACGCAGCGCGATCGGGCCAGCCGGCGTTTCGCGCACGACGTTTTCGCCGACCTTGCCTTCGAGAATCGCGACCCCGTCCGGGTTGTTCAGCACGAAGTCGCCGTTCTGGCCGGCAATCAGCGTGAAGTCCTTGTCGTACATGTCCTTGGCGGTGTCGAAGCGCGACACCTTGATGCTCTCGTTGCCCCACGCGTAGCTCGGCAGCTGCAGCGACGGCGGCAGCTTGATGCCCCACTTGCCGCTCATCAGCGGCGCCAGCAGCCCGCCGACGAAAGGCAGCGTATGCGGCCGCGCGGCGATATCGAGGTGCAGCTGCTTGACGGTCTCTTCCGTCACGAGCCGCGACTTCATCAGCTCGATTTCGGCCGCCGTGGAGGGCTTCGTGTCGAACATCCCCGTGAGGGGCTGGAGGCCGTCCTGCTTGTTGTTGTTTTCGGACTTGTCGACCACATGGAACAGAACGTCCGCACGGTAGACGGGCGTCGCAAGGAAGGCGTAGGCGGTCCCCAGTGCCGTGACGGCCAGCGTAATCAGCAGAATCGAGCGCCAGTTCGCGACGATGGCCTGCAGATAATCCGTCAGATGCATCTCGTCCGAACTGACGTCCGTATAGCGATTGTCAAAGTTGATAGCCATTTGCGTGATCCATCAAAGACCAACACTCTTGAGAGCGTTGCGCGCCCTTATCCCCGCTGATGCAAAGCGCGCAACGCATGCCCCGCCGCTTACTACTTCGCGAGCAATGCCGCCGTCACGCCAGCGTTGATCGCCGGCAACAGCAGAGACAGCACGCGGTTGAATTTCACGAGACCGTTGTTGTCGACGTAGACGACATCCTTCGGCTCCAGGTTGAACTGGTTCGCAAGGAGCATCGAGGTTGGCGACGTGGCGTCGAGGTGATAGATCTCCGGCTTGTCGCCCATCGAGTTGCGGATCACGAACAGTTGCTTCGCATAAGCCGTGTTCGGGTTCACGCTGCCCGCCTGCGACAAGGCTTCGGCGAGCGACAGGCGCCCGTCGCGCATCGGCAGGATGGTCGCCGGCCGGTTCACTTCGCCCATCAGATACACGCCATATTCATCGCGGCCGCCGACGCGCAGCAGGTCGCCCGGCTGCAGATAGATCGACGTCGGCGCCTTGCCGCGACGGATCAGGTCGGGCACGTTGATGTTGTACGTGTGACCGTCACGCGTGAGTTCGACGTGACTCTGATCGGCGTTCGGCGTGAAGCCGCCCGTACGGTTGATCGCCTCCGTCAGCGACATCGGAATGTCGTTGACCTGGGCGGGTCCGGGCGCATGCACCTCGCCGTCCACATAGACCTGCGAAGAACGGAACGACGACACGCGCACCGTCACCTCGGGCTTCGAATAGACGTTGCTCAGCTTGCGGTACAACTCCTTCTGCACCGTGGCCGCATCCTTGCCGCCCACGTGGATCGTGCCCGCGTACGGGAACTGGATGTTGCCGTCCGCATCCACGAGGAAGCCGAGACCGGGGTCACCCTTGTTCACGTTCTGCGCCGGCTGGCCCAGGGCCGCCGCCAGTTCCGGGTGATCCCACACGGTGATTTGCAGCACGTCGCCCGGCCCGAGTTTGTAGGAGGGGGGTTTGGTACTGAAAAGCCCGGCGATCTGCTGGTTCAGTTCCGTCGTCTGGCCCTTCATGTCCCGCACCAGCTTCAGATTGATGTCGGTAACAGGGATCTGAACATTCTGTTCAGGATCACTGCTGTACTCGCCGCCCGTTTCGGGCAGCGTGGGCGGGGAGACCATCCGTTGTCCGGGCACGATGCTGCATGCAGAGAGCAGCACTGAAACCGACAGCAGTAATGGTGCACCTACACCCAATCCAAATCGCTGCTTCATGGCAGTTCCTCCTAACAGGGGAGCTTGGTCCTTTTTCACTGGCTTGCTTCCCGTCTCAATACGCGTTGGTATGAATGAAGCCCTTGACGATCGTGGCGCCGATGATTCTCATATCGAGCCAGAACGTCCAGTGCCCCAGGTAATACAAATCGTGCGCAACGCGCCGCTCCATCTTTTCGATGCGGTCGGTTTCGCCGCGAAACCCGTTGATTTGCGCCCAACCTGTGATGCCCGGCTTGATCCTGTAGCGGTGGATATAGCCGGCCACGACTTTCTGATAAAGATCGTCGTGTTCGAGTGCGTGGGGGCGTGGCCCGACCACGGACATGTCGCCGCGCAGCACGTTGAAGAACTGCGGCAATTCGTCGAGGCTCGTTCGGCGCAGGAACGCGCCGACCTTCGTGATGCGCGGATCGCCCCTGGTCGCCTGGCTGACCTTGCCGGCTTCCTCTGTGTGCACGCGCATCGAGCGGAACTTGTAGATGGTGAAGACGCGCCCGTCGGCGCCCTTGCGCTTCTGCCGGAAGAACACCGGGCCGGGCGACGACAGCTTCACCGCAATCGAAATCGCGATCAGCAGCGGCGCAAGCCCGAGGATCGCAGCCGCGGCGAACACGCGATCGAACAGGTCCTTCTTGAACAGCGCGCGCGACGACAGCGGCGACGCGACGAGATTGATCGCGGGCACGCCGAGCAGTTCGATCACGCTGCTGGTATCGAAGAGCGCGAGGCTGCGCACGTCCGGCATGAAGCGGATGTTCACGAGGTCATTGCGGAACTCGGTGACGATGCGAAAGATCGTGCGTTCGTCGGTCAGCGACAGCGCAAGCCACAGTTCATGCACGTCGTTGCTTCGCACGTAGTCGGCGAAAGCCTGCTGCGAGTCGAAACAGGTGACGCGCTGGTTGGTCAGCGGCGAGTCCTCAGGATGGGTATTCAATACGGCCGTTGCACGGAAGCCCGTAGCCGGCTGCGATTCGATGCGGCGCAGAATCTGGTCGCAGTGTCCGCCGCTGCCGATGATGGCCACCTGATGCAGGTTCCAGCCCGCACGCCGCGCACGGGCCAGCACGGCATGCGCGATCAGCCGCCACGCCATCAGCAGGCCGCCCGCCATCGCCGTCCAGTACGCGAACCAGAGGCGCGACACGATATCGATGCGATGCAGCGAATACATCAGCGCGAGCGCGCAACCCTGCACGACGAGCCACGCCAGCGCGACCTGGCCGGCGAGCGCGAGCTTCGAGCGGCCGCGCCACGATGCGTAGACCCCGAACGCCGGGAACATCGCCAGCGCAAATGCCGCGGAGAACAGTACGAACGCGTCGTAGAAGCCGCGCTGTGAGAATTCGTCGAAGCGGATCTGCGATGCGACGACGGCGCCCAGCAGAATCAGCGCCACGTCGGCTACCCGCGCGAAAAAGTCCTGTAAATCCCGCATGTCGTTCACCCTGCCATTCGTCGTTCGTTACCTGCTCTACGGGTGTGGCGTCTTTCGCCGCCGCGCGTCCTAACTGGTCGGCCCGCAGCGTCCGTAGGTGTCGTCGAAGCGCACGATGTCGTCTTCGCCGAGATACGAGCCCGACTGCACTTCGATGATTTCGAGCGGCACCTTGCCCGGGTTCTCCAACCGATGCCGCACGCCCAGCGGGATATAGGTCGATTCGTTTTCGCTCAGCAGAAACTGCTCGTCGCCGCGCGTGACGAGGGCCGTGCCGCGCACGACGATCCAGTGCTCCGCGCGATGGTGATGCAGTTGCAGCGAGAGCTTCGCGCCCGGCGTCACGACGATGCGCTTTACCTGGAAGCGGTCGCCCTGATCGATCGAGTCGTAGAAGCCCCACGGGCGGCGCACCTTGCGATGCGCGTCGGCCTCGGGCGCCTTCTGCGCCTTGATGCGTGCGACCAGCCCTTTCACGTCCTGCACGCGCGAGCGGTCGGCGACGAGCACGGCATCGGCCGTTTCGACGACGACGACGTTCGTCGTGCCGACACACGCGACGAGGCGCCCTTCCGAATGCGCATAGCTCGACACCGCGCCTTCGAACATCACGCGGCCGCGCGCGACGTTGCCGTTTTCGTCTTTCGGCTGCGCGGCCCACACGGCATCCCACGAGCCGAGGTCGGACCAGCCCGCGTCGAGCGGCACGACCACACCCGCCGAGGTCCAGCCTGCCGATGCATTGAGGCGCTCCATCACCGCGTAGTCGATCGAATCGGCGGGCGAGCGCGTGAACGCGTCGGCTGCGGGACGCAACGTGGCGCCGTCCGATTGCCCTTGCACGAACGCTGCTAGACACGCCGCGTGCATGTCGGGCTGCAGCGACTGCAGCGTCGCGAGCCATACGCTTGCGCGCACGATGAAGATGCCGCTGTTCCACCAGTAGGTGCCTTGTGCGAGATACTGCTTCGCGAGTTCGGCTGCGGGCTTTTCGACGAAACCGTCGATCTCGCGCGCCTCGTCGTCGAGCTTTCTGCCGACGCGGATATAACCGAAGCCCGTTTCCGGCGCCCGCGGCGGCACGCCGAGCGTGGCGATCGAACCGCGTTGCGCGTGGCGCGCGGCGACCTCGAGCGCGCGCTGCAACGCGGGCACATCGGCGATTGCGTGATCGGACGGCATCACGACGAGAATCGCGTCGTCGCCGTTCGCGCATGCGAGCGCGGCTGCCAGCGTCAGCGCGGGCGCCGTGTCGCGCCGTGCCGGCTCGACGACGAGGCGCGGCGTGCAGCCGTTGTGCGTGAGTTGCTCGGCAATCACGAAACGATGTTCTTCGCCGCACACGACGATGGGCGCCTGCGACACGTCCCATCCGGCCGGGAAGCCTTCCATCCGATGCACGGTGTCCTGCAGCAGCGACTCCGAACCGACTACGCCGATCAGCTGTTTCGGAAAGTTTTCGCGCGACATCGGCCACAGCCGCGTGCCCGATCCGCCTGCCAGAATCACAGGCACGATATGCGTGCAGGGGGGCAACGCGTTTGCCGGTTCTGCCGCACTCGTCGGATTGTTCTGGTCCGTCAGCATGTACGCACTCCTTAATGTATGCCACTGGACGCCTGGCACGAAAGCCCGGCACCCACTGCGGGATCGGGAAGGTCGGCTAGATGCCGGCTTCGCGCCGGGTTTTCATCCGATATTCCGTCGGCGAGACTTTCATCCGCTTGCGGAAGATCTTGGCGAGCCGATCGCCGTTGCCCATTCCCGTGCGCCGCGCGATCTTGTCGACGGGCAGTTCGGAATCGGTCAACAGGCTGCAGGTAATCGCGAGCCGTGCGTGCAGCAGGTAATCCGACGGAGTGACGCCCACTTCCATCTTGAAGCGGCGCAGGAAATTGCGTTCGCTCATTGCGGCCACCTGGGCCGCATCCGCGATCGAGATCGACCGCTGGCAGTTCTCCTGTAACCAGCGCGCAGCGGCGCGCACCTTGTCCGCGGGACTCTTGCCCGTGCTGTCACCGAGCAGCGACATCAGGCTGTCGCCGGCGTCGGGCATCAGGCGTTCGGCCACGTTGCGCGCGACGTCGATGCCGAGATCGCGCTTGATCAGCATCAGCGCGCTCTTCATCGATTCGAGGCGGTCGTTCGCTTCGCTGCCATTACGTTCTTCGCGTTCTTCCCGCACGGAGTAGCTGCCAAAGTCGCGCTGCTGGACACCGTTGATGCATGCCGCTTCAAGCAGCGAGCGTCCTTCGCCGATAGGACGCACGGTGCTCGTGTTCGCATGCACACGTCGCAGCCAGGCGATGAGACGTTCGTCGCGGGCCGCTGAATGCGCGCCTTTGCCACCCGCGACGAATAGCGCATCGAAACCCATGTAATGACGCGCATCGAGCCCATCCGTCCACACGCGGATCGACGACGAGCACGTGATGTTGCCGCCAGCAGCCGAGAGGAAGCTCACGTCGTAGATCCAGTTATGACTGGCGGATGAAGACAGTTCGTTAGCGGCATGAAAAACCTCAGCGACGATGCCCGCGCCAAGCAGCGAACATCCGTCGAATAGCAAGATTGCAATGTGCCGAGTGGCGGCTGCGTAGTGCGCGCTGCGCTCCGGCGCGCGCACCCAACCCACCATCGGAGATTCAAGACTTGCATACGCCATGACTCTTCCCCCTTGACCATTCCGGCGTGGAAAGAACTAGATAAATGCATGCGATGTGCAGTGCATCATACGCATTA from Paraburkholderia phymatum STM815 encodes the following:
- a CDS encoding mannose-1-phosphate guanylyltransferase/mannose-6-phosphate isomerase; its protein translation is MLTDQNNPTSAAEPANALPPCTHIVPVILAGGSGTRLWPMSRENFPKQLIGVVGSESLLQDTVHRMEGFPAGWDVSQAPIVVCGEEHRFVIAEQLTHNGCTPRLVVEPARRDTAPALTLAAALACANGDDAILVVMPSDHAIADVPALQRALEVAARHAQRGSIATLGVPPRAPETGFGYIRVGRKLDDEAREIDGFVEKPAAELAKQYLAQGTYWWNSGIFIVRASVWLATLQSLQPDMHAACLAAFVQGQSDGATLRPAADAFTRSPADSIDYAVMERLNASAGWTSAGVVVPLDAGWSDLGSWDAVWAAQPKDENGNVARGRVMFEGAVSSYAHSEGRLVACVGTTNVVVVETADAVLVADRSRVQDVKGLVARIKAQKAPEADAHRKVRRPWGFYDSIDQGDRFQVKRIVVTPGAKLSLQLHHHRAEHWIVVRGTALVTRGDEQFLLSENESTYIPLGVRHRLENPGKVPLEIIEVQSGSYLGEDDIVRFDDTYGRCGPTS
- a CDS encoding GlxA family transcriptional regulator translates to MAYASLESPMVGWVRAPERSAHYAAATRHIAILLFDGCSLLGAGIVAEVFHAANELSSSASHNWIYDVSFLSAAGGNITCSSSIRVWTDGLDARHYMGFDALFVAGGKGAHSAARDERLIAWLRRVHANTSTVRPIGEGRSLLEAACINGVQQRDFGSYSVREEREERNGSEANDRLESMKSALMLIKRDLGIDVARNVAERLMPDAGDSLMSLLGDSTGKSPADKVRAAARWLQENCQRSISIADAAQVAAMSERNFLRRFKMEVGVTPSDYLLHARLAITCSLLTDSELPVDKIARRTGMGNGDRLAKIFRKRMKVSPTEYRMKTRREAGI
- a CDS encoding undecaprenyl-phosphate glucose phosphotransferase; translation: MRDLQDFFARVADVALILLGAVVASQIRFDEFSQRGFYDAFVLFSAAFALAMFPAFGVYASWRGRSKLALAGQVALAWLVVQGCALALMYSLHRIDIVSRLWFAYWTAMAGGLLMAWRLIAHAVLARARRAGWNLHQVAIIGSGGHCDQILRRIESQPATGFRATAVLNTHPEDSPLTNQRVTCFDSQQAFADYVRSNDVHELWLALSLTDERTIFRIVTEFRNDLVNIRFMPDVRSLALFDTSSVIELLGVPAINLVASPLSSRALFKKDLFDRVFAAAAILGLAPLLIAISIAVKLSSPGPVFFRQKRKGADGRVFTIYKFRSMRVHTEEAGKVSQATRGDPRITKVGAFLRRTSLDELPQFFNVLRGDMSVVGPRPHALEHDDLYQKVVAGYIHRYRIKPGITGWAQINGFRGETDRIEKMERRVAHDLYYLGHWTFWLDMRIIGATIVKGFIHTNAY